A window of the Dioscorea cayenensis subsp. rotundata cultivar TDr96_F1 chromosome 14, TDr96_F1_v2_PseudoChromosome.rev07_lg8_w22 25.fasta, whole genome shotgun sequence genome harbors these coding sequences:
- the LOC120275368 gene encoding protein PIN-LIKES 7-like isoform X1, which translates to MGFLSLLMVASMPVVQVLLIGLLGAFLATKNINVLTPTALKDINKVVYMVFTPSLVFFSFAKSITLQGIISWWFMPVNIGIIFLLGSVLGWVIVKVLRPGRHLEGLIIANCSAGNLGNLMLILIPAICAEDENPFGKIDVCRENGITYVSLSMALGGIFIWTHTYSLMQKDGILREKMMLNYADHEAYQIQTKVPLLPEENVSENKQHFMEKLKPTLHRIVEELMTPPIVAVIVGFIVGVIPWIKSLIFGLNAPLRVLQDSLKLLGDGLLPCIILILGGNLTRGLHKSEIKTPVIVAIICMRYIVLPIAGIGVVRAVKGLGLLPSDTLFAYVLLVQYTLPPGMSIGTMAQLFNAGQEECSVIFLWTYLVAALAVTGWSSVFMWILT; encoded by the exons atgggaTTCTTATCTTTGTTAATGGTGGCCAGCATGCCTGTTGTTCAGGTTCTTCTCATTGGCCTTCTTGGTGCTTTTCTTGCAACCAAGAACATCAATGTCCTCACTCCCACTGCTCTCAAAGATATCAACAAG GTTGTGTATATGGTGTTTACTCCATCTCTTGTCTTCTTTAGCTTTGCAAAATCAATCACTCTTCAAGGCATCATCAGTTg GTGGTTCATGCCTGTGAATATTGGAATTATCTTCCTCCTCGGCAGCGTTCTCGGTTGGGTTATTGTGAAGGTTTTAAGGCCAGGACGCCACCTTGAGGGCCTTATCATTGCTAACTGTTCTGCAG GTAATTTAGGGAATCTAATGTTGATACTCATACCTGCAATCTGTGCTGAAGATGAAAATCCATTTGGGAAAATAGATGTTTGCAGAGAAAATGGAATTACTTATGTATCTCTATCAATGGCA CTTGGTGGCATTTTTATATGGACACATACTTACAGTTTGATGCAAAAGGATGGTATTTTGAGAGAAAAGATGATGTTAAACTATGCTGATCATGAAGCTTATCAGATTCAAACT AAGGTACCGCTGTTACCCGAGGAAAATGTCAGTGAAAACAAGCAGCATTTTATGGAAAAACTGAAACCAACTCTTCATCGAATCGTCGAGGAATTGATGACACCTCCCATTGTTGCTGTG ATTGTTGGTTTCATTGTTGGAGTAATACCTTGgataaaatcattaatatttgGATTAAATGCACCATTAAGAGTCCTGCAAGATTCATTGAAATTACTAGG GGATGGTTTGCTGCCTTGCATTATACTCATACTTGGTGGTAACTTAACCAgag GTCTTCACAAATCAGAAATTAAGACACCGGTAATTGTGGCGATCATATGTATGAGGTACATTGTTCTACCAATTGCAGGGATTGGTGTTGTTAGAGCAGTAAAAGGACTAGGATTACTGCCAAGTGATACTCTGTTTGCTTATGTGTTACTGGTGCAATACACTCTGCCACCAGGCATGAGTATAG GAACAATGGCTCAGTTATTCAATGCTGGACAAGAAGAGTGTTCTGttattttcttgtggacttATTTGGTTGCTGCTCTTGCTGTTACTGGTTGGTCCtctgttttcatgtggattttaACATGA
- the LOC120275368 gene encoding protein PIN-LIKES 7-like isoform X2, translating into MGFLSLLMVASMPVVQVLLIGLLGAFLATKNINVLTPTALKDINKVVYMVFTPSLVFFSFAKSITLQGIISWWFMPVNIGIIFLLGSVLGWVIVKVLRPGRHLEGLIIANCSAGNLGNLMLILIPAICAEDENPFGKIDVCRENGITYVSLSMALGGIFIWTHTYSLMQKDGILREKMMLNYADHEAYQIQTVPLLPEENVSENKQHFMEKLKPTLHRIVEELMTPPIVAVIVGFIVGVIPWIKSLIFGLNAPLRVLQDSLKLLGDGLLPCIILILGGNLTRGLHKSEIKTPVIVAIICMRYIVLPIAGIGVVRAVKGLGLLPSDTLFAYVLLVQYTLPPGMSIGTMAQLFNAGQEECSVIFLWTYLVAALAVTGWSSVFMWILT; encoded by the exons atgggaTTCTTATCTTTGTTAATGGTGGCCAGCATGCCTGTTGTTCAGGTTCTTCTCATTGGCCTTCTTGGTGCTTTTCTTGCAACCAAGAACATCAATGTCCTCACTCCCACTGCTCTCAAAGATATCAACAAG GTTGTGTATATGGTGTTTACTCCATCTCTTGTCTTCTTTAGCTTTGCAAAATCAATCACTCTTCAAGGCATCATCAGTTg GTGGTTCATGCCTGTGAATATTGGAATTATCTTCCTCCTCGGCAGCGTTCTCGGTTGGGTTATTGTGAAGGTTTTAAGGCCAGGACGCCACCTTGAGGGCCTTATCATTGCTAACTGTTCTGCAG GTAATTTAGGGAATCTAATGTTGATACTCATACCTGCAATCTGTGCTGAAGATGAAAATCCATTTGGGAAAATAGATGTTTGCAGAGAAAATGGAATTACTTATGTATCTCTATCAATGGCA CTTGGTGGCATTTTTATATGGACACATACTTACAGTTTGATGCAAAAGGATGGTATTTTGAGAGAAAAGATGATGTTAAACTATGCTGATCATGAAGCTTATCAGATTCAAACT GTACCGCTGTTACCCGAGGAAAATGTCAGTGAAAACAAGCAGCATTTTATGGAAAAACTGAAACCAACTCTTCATCGAATCGTCGAGGAATTGATGACACCTCCCATTGTTGCTGTG ATTGTTGGTTTCATTGTTGGAGTAATACCTTGgataaaatcattaatatttgGATTAAATGCACCATTAAGAGTCCTGCAAGATTCATTGAAATTACTAGG GGATGGTTTGCTGCCTTGCATTATACTCATACTTGGTGGTAACTTAACCAgag GTCTTCACAAATCAGAAATTAAGACACCGGTAATTGTGGCGATCATATGTATGAGGTACATTGTTCTACCAATTGCAGGGATTGGTGTTGTTAGAGCAGTAAAAGGACTAGGATTACTGCCAAGTGATACTCTGTTTGCTTATGTGTTACTGGTGCAATACACTCTGCCACCAGGCATGAGTATAG GAACAATGGCTCAGTTATTCAATGCTGGACAAGAAGAGTGTTCTGttattttcttgtggacttATTTGGTTGCTGCTCTTGCTGTTACTGGTTGGTCCtctgttttcatgtggattttaACATGA